In Dryobates pubescens isolate bDryPub1 chromosome 8, bDryPub1.pri, whole genome shotgun sequence, a genomic segment contains:
- the ALCAM gene encoding CD166 antigen — translation MMEPPAAACASCRRHPLPPPLLCLLIAALCLPQALGLYTVNAVYGDTITMPCRLEVPDGLMFGKWKYEMPNESPVFIAFRSSTKKNVQYDDVPDYKDRLSLSENFTLSIRNARISDEKRFVCMLVTEDDVSEEPTLVKVFKQPSQPEILHQADFLETEKLQMLGECVSRDSYPEGNVTWYRNGRLLQPLEEAVVIDLQKSVNRTTGLFTMTSSLQYMPKKEDANARFSCMVTYYGPSGQKTIQSEPVVFDVHYPTEKVTIEVLPQSSTIKEGDNITLKCSGNGNPPPQEFLFYIPGETEGIRSSDTYMMTDVRRNATGEYKCSLIDKSMMDSTTITVHYLDLQLTPSGEVTKQIGEALPVSCTISSSRNATVFWIKDNTRMQTSPSFSSLQYQDAGNYICETTLQEVEGLKKRKTLKLIVEGKPQIKMTKKTNTNKMSKTIVCHVEGFPKPAVQWTVTGSGSIINKTEETKYVNGRFSSKIVIAPEENVTLTCIAENELERTVTSLNVSAISIPEYDEPEDRSDDNSEKVNDQAKLIVGIVVGLLLVALVAGVVYWLYVKKSNDTKGECEKAAAQNFPSLPRTASKHVDKDLGNIEENKKLEENNHKSET, via the exons ctctgggATTGTACACAGTAAACGCAGTGTATGGAGACACTATCACTATGCCTTGTCGTCTAGAAGTACCAGATGGTCTTATGTTTGGCAAATGGAAATAT GAAATGCCAAATGAATCTCCAGTATTTATTGCCTTCAGATCGTCAACAAAGAAAAATGTGCAGTATGACGACGTGCCAGACTACAAAGACAGGTTGAGTCTCTCAGAAAACTTCACATTATCCATCAGGAATGCCAGAATCAGCGACGAGAAGAGATTTGTGTGTATGCTGGTTACGGAGGATGATGTCTCCGAAGAGCCAACGTTAGTCAAAGTCTTCA AACAACCCTCTCAACCAGAAATCTTACATCAAGCAGACTTCTTAGAAACAGAGAAGCTACAAATG CTTGGGGAGTGTGTTTCCAGAGACAGTTACCCTGAAGGCAACGTTACATGGTACAGGAATGGGAGACTCCTGCAGCCTTTGGAAGAAG ctgTGGTCATAGATTTGCAAAAGAGTGTGAACAGAACAACTGGACTCTTCACCATGACATCATCTCTCCAGTACATGCCAAAGAAGGAAGATGCAAATGCCAGGTTTTCTTGCATGGTGACCTATTATGGACCATCTGGCCAGAAAACAATACAGTCTGAACCAGTTGTCTTCGATGTTCACT ATCCAACAGAGAAGGTGACTATTGAAGTGCTGCCACAAAGCAGCACCATTAAAGAAGGCGATAACATCACTCTGAAGTGCTCAGGAAACGGCAACCCTCCTCCGCAGGAGTTCTTGTTTTACATTCCT GGAGAAACAGAAGGTATAAGGAGCTCAGATACTTACATGATGACAGATGTGAGACGAAATGCAACAGGAGAATACAAGTGCTCTCTGATTGACAAAAGCATGATGGACTCAACCACCATCACTGTACACT ATTTGGATTTGCAGCTTACTCCTAGTGGCGAAGTCACCAAACAGATTGGCGAGGCCCTGCCTGTGTCATGCACGATTTCTTCCAGCAGAAATGCAACTGTGTTTTGGATAAAG GACAATACCAGAATGCAAACAAGTCCATCATTTTCAAGTCTTCAATATCAGGATGCTGGAAACTACATCTGTGAAACTACTCTGCAGGAAGTGGAGGggttaaagaaaagaaagacactTAAACTTATTGTGGAAG GAAAACCTCAAATCAAAAtgacaaagaaaaccaacacaaaTAAAATGTCTAAAACAATTGTCTGTCATGTGGAGGGTTTCCCCAAACCTGCAGTGCAATGGACAGTTACTGGTAGTGGAAGCATCATCAATAAA ACAGAGGAGACCAAATATGTTAATGGAAGATTTTCCAGTAAAATTGTAATTGCTCCTGAGGAAAATGTGACTTTGACTTGCATTGCAGAAAATGAGCTCGAAAGGACTGTGACCTCCCTCAATGTCTCTGCTA tAAGCATTCCAGAGTACGATGAACCAGAGGACAGAAGCG ATGACAACAGTGAAAAGGTTAATGACCAGGCAAAGCTAATAGTGGGGATTGTAGTCGGTCTTCTGCTGGTGGCTCTGGTTGCAGGTGTCGTCTACTGGCTCTACGTGAAGAAATCAAA TGACACCAAAGGGGAGtgtgagaaggcagcagcacagaacttTCCAAGTCTGCCGAG GACAGCATCAAAACATGTAGACAAAGATCTTGGAAAtatagaagaaaacaaaaagctagAAGAAAACAATCATAAATCTGAAACTTAA